A section of the Gallus gallus isolate bGalGal1 chromosome 4, bGalGal1.mat.broiler.GRCg7b, whole genome shotgun sequence genome encodes:
- the LOC107052719 gene encoding uncharacterized protein LOC107052719 has translation MEAVIKVISSACKTYCGKTSPSKKEIGAMLSLLQKEGLLMSPSDLYSPGSWDPITAALTQRAMVLGKSGELKTWGLVLGALKAAREEQVTSEQAKFWLGLGGGRVSPPGPECIEKPATERRIDKGEEVGETTVQRDAKMAPEETATPKTVGTSCYHCGTAIGCNCATASAPPPPYVGSGLYPSLAGVGEQQGQGGDTPRGAEQPRAEPGHAGQAPGPALTDWARIREELASTGPPVVAMPVVIKTEGPAWTPLEPKLITRLADTVRTKGLRSPITMAEVEALMSSPLLPHDVTNLMRVILGPAPYALWMDAWGVQLQTVIAAATRDPRHPANGQGRGERTNLDRLKGLADGMAGNPEGQAALLRPGELVAITASALQAFREVARLAEPTDPWAEITQGPSESFVDFANRLIKAVEGSDLPPSARAPVIIDCFRQKTAPLTDRGIAAAMSSAIQPLVMAVVNRERDEQTGSGGRARGLCYTCGSPGHYQAQCPKKRKSGNSRERCQLCDGMGHNAKQCRRRDGNQGQRPGRGLSSGPWPVSQQPAVSLAMTMEHKDRPLVRVILTNTGSHPVKQRSVYITALLDSGADITIISEEDWPTDWPVMEAANPQIHGIGGGIPMRKSRDMIEVGVINRDGSLERPLLLFPAVAMVRGSILGRDCLQGLGLRLTNL, from the exons ATGGAAGCCGTCATAAAGGTGATTTCGTCCGCGTGTAAAACCTATTGCGGGAAAACCTCTCCTTCTAAGAAGGAAATAGGGGCCATGTTGTCCCTGTTACAAAAGGAAGGGTTGCTTATGTCCCCCTCAGACTTATATTCCCCGGGGTCCTGGGATCCCATTACCGCGGCACTCACCCAGCGGGCAATGGTACTTGGGAAATCGGGAGAGTTAAAAACCTGGGGATTGGTTTTGGGGGCATTGAAGGCGGCTCGAGAGGAACAGGTTACATCTGAGCAAGCAAAGTTTTGGTTGGGATTAGGGGGAGGGAGGGTCTCTCCCCCAGGTCCGGAGTGCATCGAGAAACCAGCAACGGAGCGGCGAATCGACAAGGGGGAGGAAGTGGGAGAAACAACTGTGCAGCGAGATGCGAAGATGGCGCCGGAGGAAACGGCCACACCTAAAACCGTTGGCACATCCTGCTATCATTGCGGAACAGCTATTGGCTGTAATTGCGCCACAGCCTCGGCCCCTCCTCCTCCTTATGTGGGGAGTGGTTTGTATCCTTCCCTGGCGggggtgggagagcagcagggccagggggGTGACACACCTCGGGGGGCGGAACAGCCAAGGGCGGAGCCAGGGCACGCGGGTCAGGCCCCTGGGCCGGCCCTGACTGACTGGGCAAGGATCAGGGAGGAGCTTGCGAGTACAGGTCCGCCCGTGGTGGCCATGCCTGTAGTGATTAAGACAGAGGGACCCGCCTGGACCCCTCTGGAGCCAAAATTGATCACAAGACTGGCTGATACGGTCAGGACCAAGGGCTTACGATCCCCGATCACTATGGCAGAAGTGGAAGCGCTTATGTCCTCCCCGCTGCTGCCGCATGACGTCACGAATCTAATGAGAGTTATTTTAGGACCTGCCCCTTATGCCTTATGGATGGACGCTTGGGGAGTCCAACTACAGACGGTTATAGCGGCAGCCACTCGCGACCCCCGACACCCAGCGAACGGTCAAGGGCGGGGGGAACGGACTAACTTGGATCGTTTAAAGGGTTTGGCGGATGGAATGGCCGGCAATCCAGAGGGTCAGGCTGCGTTATTAAGACCGGGGGAACTGGTTGCTATTACGGCGTCGGCTCTCCAGGCGTTTAGAGAGGTCGCTCGGTTGGCGGAACCCACAGACCCGTGGGCGGAAATTACGCAGGGACCATCTGAGTCCTTTGTGGATTTTGCCAATCGTCTTATAAAGGCGGTTGAAGGGTCAGATCTCCCACCTTCCGCGCGGGCTCCGGTGATCATTGACTGCTTTAG GCAGAAGACTGCCCCTCTTACGGATCGAGGCATAGCCGCGGCCATGTCGTCTGCTATTCAGCCCTTAGTTATGGCAGTAGTCAATAGAGAGAGGGATGAACAAACTGGGTCGGGTGGTCGTGCCCGAGGGCTCTGCTACACTTGTGGATCCCCGGGACATTATCAGGCGCAGTGCCCGAAAAAACGAAAGTCAGGAAACAGCCGTGAGCGATGTCAGCTGTGTGACGGGATGGGACACAACGCTAAACAGTGCAGAAGGCGGGATGGCAACCAGGGCCAACGCCCAGGAAGAGGCCTCTCTTCGGGGCCGTGGCCCGTCTCTCAGCAGCCTGCCGTCTCGTTAGCGATGACAATGGAACATAAAGATCGCCCCTTGGTTAGGGTCATTCTGACTAACACTGGGAGTCATCCGGTCAAACAGCGTTCGGTGTATATCACCGCGCTGTTGGACTCTGGAGCGGACATCACTATTATTTCAGAGGAGGATTGGCCCACCGATTGGCCAGTGATGGAGGCCGCGAACCCGCAGATCCATGGGATAGGAGGGGGAATTCCCATGCGAAAATCCCGGGATATGATAGAGGTGGGGGTTATTAACCGAGACGGGTCTTTGGAGCGACCCCTGCTCCTCTTCCCCGCAGTAGCTATGGTTAGAGGGAGTATCCTAGGAAGAGATTGTCTGCAGGGCCTAGGGCTCCGCTTGACAAATTTATAG